The Spodoptera frugiperda isolate SF20-4 chromosome 2, AGI-APGP_CSIRO_Sfru_2.0, whole genome shotgun sequence genome has a window encoding:
- the LOC126912062 gene encoding uncharacterized protein LOC126912062: MWIRVVIVAIIIIRVHAASNSEGFVRPHQRKCNFSDECTDEKYHKYNILNTSKNNAGSKNNKADIQVYHSGLINNEVDPPINNSEPINNEAYSPINTSASKNHKTNSPVNNSGPMNNEAHSPVNNSGSKNNEAHSPVNNFGSKNNEAHSPINKSGSKKNRTHKPVNNSGSKNNEAHSPINNSGSKKNRTHKPVNNSGSKNNDAHSPINNSGSKKNRTHKPVNNSVSKNNEAHSPVNNSEPINNEAHSPINTSASKNHKTNSPVNNSGPMNNEAHSPVHNSGSKNNEAHSPVNNFGSKNNEAHSPVNNSGSKNNEAHSPVNNFGSKNNEAHSPVNNSGLMNNEAHSPVNNSGSKNNEAHSPVNNLGSKNNEAHSPVNNSGSKNYKADSPVNNSGPMNNEAHSPVNNFGSKNNEAHSPVNNSGSKNYKADSPVNNSGPMNNEAHSPVNNSGPMNNEAHSPVNNSGSMDYKADSPIKKQDDPPKKRKTNSTEKGIKKKSRRKNDPIYFNKTIRLCPSGTVCPRKCCNFGENFDLAKQKCSRAEHSQFNSLVPHIWKMKTNLEYDKPNPNVQYLIGHKLTCLRELKEERTLVTNITTEYRLTSDGKLEVETPLIIGPQLIYDTDKYCIDTFTYNQNNISINAFICHVNEEIETYDLILTGSCYLITSFFVILRVSVIAWLPELRTLHGLTIVAYLGNFVVSYTLLGIEKLLMLVRYIKRDVCVVFNFIIYFGIMSAFFWRNVLCFDMWKAFSGKRIIPRNNPDLLPRLRAYFAYAYGVPAGLTIILIAMEYSDISDPYSLKPNLRLKGCASLSGNGALLYHFIPLITLFIANIVMFTSTALKIAATTKQTKILYESQNNAINTINTERRRFLLYVKLWAAMLILEVNWIVRAVVRFFPGLEIIILIVDVYNTFVLLGIIIHYFCQKRNWEKFKKRYQLMRGISVSEQNSTGQLSNRTTSTSSVSGMSSQISVWTTVTSASTTAASDYELNPLSLVRTRNIGQDIGRCPTTLGDIGRHCHSIVETVLCRAVNNVAAMSSDVAQRCPTSPDVSGDTCCSTNVHSGNEITNSNRYLDNITK; this comes from the exons ATGTGGATTCGTGTAGTGATTGtggctataattattattcgtgTGCATGCAGCGAGTAATTCTGAGGGGTTTGTTCGCCCGcatcaaagaaaatgtaattttagtgaCGAGTGTACAGATGAAAAATaccacaaatataatatattaaacacgTCGAAAAACAACGCTGGATCAAAGAACAATAAAGCTGACATACAAGTATATCATTCTGGACTAATAAACAATGAAGTTGACCCACCAATAAATAATTCTGAACCAATTAACAATGAAGCTTACTCACCAATAAATACTTCTGCATCAAAGAACCATAAAACTAATTCTCCAGTAAATAACTCTGGACCAATGAACAATGAAGCCCACTCACCAGTAAATAATTCTGGTTCAAAGAACAATGAAGCTCACTcaccagtaaataattttggatcAAAGAACAATGAAGCTCACtcaccaataaataaatctggatcaaagaaaaatagaacTCACAAACCAGTAAATAATTCTGGATCAAAGAACAATGAAGCTCACTCACCAATAAATAATTCTGgatcaaagaaaaatagaacTCACAAACCAGTAAATAATTCTGGATCAAAGAACAATGATGCTCACTCACCAATAAATAATTCTGgatcaaagaaaaatagaacTCACAAACCAGTAAATAATTCTGTATCAAAGAACAATGAAGCTCACTCACCAGTAAATAATTCTGAACCAATTAACAATGAAGCTCACTCACCAATAAATACTTCTGCATCAAAGAACCATAAAACTAATTCACCAGTAAATAATTCTGGACCAATGAACAATGAAGCCCACTCACCAGTACATAATTCTGGATCAAAGAACAATGAAGCTCACTcaccagtaaataattttggatcAAAGAACAATGAAGCTCACTCACCAGTAAATAATTCTGGATCAAAGAACAATGAAGCTCACTcaccagtaaataattttggatcAAAGAACAATGAAGCTCACTCACCAGTAAATAATTCTGGTTTAATGAACAATGAAGCTCACTCACCAGTAAATAATTCTGGATCAAAGAACAACGAAGCTCACTCACCAGTAAATAATTTGGGATCAAAGAACAATGAAGCTCACTCACCAGTAAATAATTCTGGATCAAAGAACTATAAAGCTGATTCACCAGTAAATAATTCTGGACCAATGAACAATGAAGCTCACTcaccagtaaataattttggatcAAAGAACAATGAAGCTCACTCACCAGTAAATAATTCTGGATCAAAGAACTATAAAGCTGATTCACCAGTAAATAATTCTGGACCAATGAACAATGAAGCTCACTCACCAGTAAATAATTCTGGACCAATGAACAATGAAGCTCACTCACCAGTAAATAATTCTGGATCAATGGACTATAAAGCTGATTcaccaataaaaaaacaagatgatccaccaaaaaaaagaaaaacaaattcgACGGAGAagggaattaaaaaaaaaagtcgaAGAAAAAACGATCCAATATATTTCA ATAAAACCATACGCTTGTGTCCCAGTGGCACCGTATGTCCAAGAAAATGCTGTAATTTCGGAGAAAATTTTGACCTTGCGAAACAAAAATGTAGTCGAGCAGAACACAGTCAATTTAATAGCCTTGTTCCACATATATGGAAGATGAAGACTAACCTGGAATACGACAAACCAAATCCAAATGTTCAATACTTAATCGGACACAAGTTAACATGTTTAAGAGAATTAAAAGAGGAACGGACACTTGTGACTAACATTACCACAGAATATCGGCTCACATCT GATGGTAAATTGGAAGTAGAAACCCCTTTGATAATTGGCCCACAGCTGATATATGATACAGACAAATACTGCATTGACACATTTacttataatcaaaataatatcagcATCAACGCTTTCATTTGTCATGTCAATGAGGAAATAGAAACATACGACTTAATACTGACCGGTTCTT GTTACTTGATTACTAGTTTCTTCGTTATCCTGAGAGTATCCGTAATCGCGTGGCTACCAGAACTTCGAACACTTCACGGTTTGACCATTGTAGCCTACCTCGGAAATTTCGTTGTGAGTTATACATTACTGGGAATTGAGAAATTATTAATGTTGGTACGATATATCAAACGAGATGTATGCgttgttttta atTTCATTATCTACTTTGGCATTATGTCTGCATTCTTTTGGCGTAACGTTTTGTGCTTCGACATGTGGAAGGCGttcag TGGCAAGCGCATTATTCCAAGAAATAATCCAGACTTGCTTCCACGTTTACGCGCGTACTTTGCGTACGCGTACGGTGTCCCGGCAGGGCTTACTATTATACTTATTGCAATGGAGTACTCCGATATTTCTGATCCCTATTCCCTGAAACCGAACCTTCGATTAAAAGGATGCGCCAGCCTCAGTG GCAATGGTGCGCTGCTCTACCATTTTATaccattaataacattattcatCGCCAACATAGTGATGTTTACTTCAACTGCACTGAAGATTGCGGCGACGACAAAACAGACCAAAATTTTATACGAGTCGCAGAATAATGCTATCAATACTATAAACACAGAAAGACGAAG gtTTTTACTTTACGTGAAGCTTTGGGCAGCCATGTTGATCTTAGAAGTCAACTGGATAGTAAGGGCAGTGGTACGTTTTTTCCCAGGACTTGAAATAATCATCCTCATCGTTGACGTGTATAACACATTCGTCCTTCTAGGAATAATAATCCATTACTTCTGTCAAAAAAGAAATtgggaaaaatttaaaaagag ATACCAATTAATGAGAGGTATTTCAGTATCAGAACAGAATTCTACAGGGCAGTTATCAAATCGCACGACGTCAACCTCTAGCGTATCCGGAATGAGTTCGCAAATATCTGTCTGGACAACAGTTACATCTGCCTCAACGACAGCTGCATCAGACTATGAACTGAACCCATTAAGCCTCGTCCGCACTAGGAATATTGGTcaagacatcgggcgatgtcccACGACGTTGGGCGACATCGGACGACATTGCCACagcattgttgaaactgttcttTGTCGCgcagtcaacaatgtcgcggcgatgtcgtccgacgtcgcccaacgttgtccgacatcgcccgatgtctctgggGACACATGTTGCTCGACAAATGTTCATAGTGGAAACGAAATAACGAATAGCAACCGCTActtagataacataacaaaatag